From a single Desulfomicrobium escambiense DSM 10707 genomic region:
- a CDS encoding transposase → MVRKNSILSSSELKGLLEGEQDVLKELVRAVVQQTLEAEMDAALGASKGERTEGRLGYR, encoded by the coding sequence ATGGTCAGGAAGAATTCTATTCTATCGTCGTCTGAACTGAAAGGGCTTCTTGAAGGCGAACAGGATGTTTTGAAGGAACTCGTGCGTGCGGTTGTCCAGCAAACGTTGGAGGCCGAGATGGACGCAGCCCTTGGAGCATCCAAGGGTGAGCGCACAGAGGGCCGTCTGGGCTATCGCAG
- a CDS encoding M48 family metallopeptidase: MSVPLKSVDHQTDSPSASAESYIQVDDLRFALRRSARRRTMQITVERTGELILSAPPDVGIAQLRDFVTEKRFWVYTKLAEKERLQRQVPRKEFVGGEGFLYLGRSYRLKLVEDQNTPLKLANGRFALRRDAQEGAREHFIRWYSERARVWLSGRVAEYRSRMEVMPVGIKVQDLGYRWGSCGKGDWLYFHWKSILLPARIAEYVVVHEMAHLHEAHHTAAFWLRVERAMPDYAQRKAWLAEHGIDIEGI; the protein is encoded by the coding sequence ATGTCGGTGCCTTTGAAATCTGTCGACCATCAAACGGATAGTCCCTCTGCCTCGGCCGAGAGCTATATCCAAGTGGACGATCTGCGCTTCGCGCTACGCCGCAGCGCCCGCCGCCGGACCATGCAAATCACGGTGGAACGAACCGGTGAGCTGATTCTGAGCGCGCCGCCTGACGTCGGCATCGCCCAGTTGCGTGATTTCGTCACTGAAAAGCGCTTTTGGGTGTATACGAAGTTGGCCGAAAAGGAGCGTTTGCAGCGCCAGGTGCCGCGTAAAGAGTTCGTCGGCGGCGAGGGGTTTTTGTATTTGGGGCGCAGCTATCGGCTGAAACTGGTCGAGGACCAGAACACGCCCTTGAAACTGGCGAATGGCCGCTTTGCATTGCGGCGCGATGCGCAGGAAGGCGCACGCGAGCATTTCATCCGCTGGTACAGCGAAAGGGCCCGGGTATGGCTGTCGGGCCGCGTGGCCGAGTACCGGTCGCGCATGGAGGTGATGCCCGTCGGCATCAAGGTGCAGGATCTCGGGTATCGCTGGGGCTCCTGCGGCAAGGGCGACTGGCTGTACTTCCATTGGAAGAGCATCCTGCTGCCGGCCCGTATCGCGGAATACGTGGTCGTGCACGAGATGGCCCATCTGCACGAGGCCCACCACACCGCGGCCTTTTGGCTGCGCGTTGAGCGGGCAATGCCCGACTATGCGCAGCGCAAGGCTTGGCTGGCGGAACATGGGATTGATATCGAGGGGATATAA
- a CDS encoding type I restriction endonuclease subunit R — protein MGWELDDVEKPFVAQLQTLGWGHIEGSLDDPAVTGRTGFAEVIQEDVLRGQLRALNPGPDGEPWLDDARLSEAVAAITRLGTHKLMEANEKATGLLIRGLTVEGLPGWIGGRGQTIRYIDWETPANNRFTVINQYRVDCPPGFNSGKAFIVPDLVLLVNGIPLVVVECKSPSTPEPLAEAVDQLRRYSNQRKAAFEVDDNEGSEPLFATNQLLVATSFDEARVGCVGAAFEHYGQWKTVVGPDGTGSEIEVTQALGKPALSEQERLIAGLLAPAHLLDVIKNFVLFMQAGGQTIKAVCRYQQYRAVNRAIARLKTGRTRLQHGEYDTRGGIIWHTQGSGKSLTMVFLVRKMRGDADLRRFKVIVVTDRKDLQGQLSVTATLTGEAVEVADSTAGIKALARRKGPGLIFATIQKYRDTDTVGEAPLTVDDLPRLEEPKAAYAANEKFEVLNEDESILVLVDEAHRTQAGDLHANLLAGLPNCARIGFTGTPIIMGEKKRTHEIFGEFIDRYTIKESEADGATVPVLYEGRTASGAIRDGASLDELFEDLFRQHTPEELEAIKKKYATKGHIFDAPALIADKARDIIRHYVTNILPNGYKAQVVAYSRLAAIRYFEALKQARDELLAEAQALPPEDKGLDDEALCQRPAKVQAVVQAWRYRDTLARIEFAPVISGSNNDDPAWKRWTDGAAHEQLIKRFKKPLFHAKPEKTDPLTFLVVKSMLLTGFDAPIEGVMYLDRPIREAELLQAIARVNRTGFGKRCGIVVDYYGVARHLKEALAAYSAEDVEGSLASLKDEVPVLRARHLRVVDLFRRLGIESLDDTEACVEALGSEKLRAEFSVKLKAFLGSLDTVLPRPEGLPYSGDAKRLAYIYARARNRYKDTPVLGKDVGAKVRKLIDDHVISLGIDPKIPPIQLTDAEFDTHVARAANDRAKASEMEHAIRSHIRKHLDEDPVLYRKLSERLNDILKTLGEQWNEVISQLQKIIDELRTGKAGSADTPGDLPEQYASFLRTVLDVVCAGQTPTPAELLRLKDVTVELVDLIAQELQDNRDIWSPYKRAAQENLNTQLFEHVMRLRPPLVDTDKAGVLADKLMEQARANHDKLVQV, from the coding sequence ATGGGCTGGGAACTTGACGATGTCGAAAAGCCTTTCGTGGCCCAGCTGCAAACGCTGGGCTGGGGGCACATCGAGGGCAGTCTGGACGACCCGGCGGTCACGGGCCGAACCGGCTTTGCCGAGGTGATTCAGGAGGATGTCCTGCGCGGACAACTGCGCGCGCTGAACCCCGGCCCCGACGGCGAGCCTTGGCTGGACGATGCGCGACTGTCCGAGGCCGTGGCGGCCATCACCCGCCTGGGCACGCACAAGCTGATGGAGGCCAACGAAAAGGCCACCGGCCTGTTGATTCGTGGCTTGACCGTTGAAGGCCTGCCCGGCTGGATCGGGGGGCGGGGGCAGACCATCCGCTACATCGACTGGGAGACTCCGGCCAACAACCGCTTCACCGTCATCAACCAGTACCGCGTCGATTGCCCTCCAGGCTTCAACAGCGGCAAGGCCTTCATCGTGCCCGACCTTGTGCTGCTGGTGAACGGCATCCCCCTGGTCGTGGTGGAGTGCAAGAGCCCATCCACGCCCGAACCCCTGGCCGAGGCCGTTGACCAGCTGCGTCGCTACAGCAACCAGCGCAAGGCCGCCTTCGAGGTCGACGACAACGAGGGCAGCGAGCCGTTGTTCGCCACCAACCAGCTGCTTGTGGCCACCAGTTTTGACGAGGCGCGGGTGGGGTGCGTGGGCGCGGCCTTCGAGCACTACGGCCAGTGGAAAACGGTGGTCGGCCCTGATGGCACCGGCAGCGAGATCGAGGTGACGCAAGCTCTGGGCAAGCCCGCCCTGTCCGAGCAGGAACGCCTGATCGCCGGGCTGCTCGCACCCGCGCACCTGCTGGATGTGATCAAGAATTTCGTGCTGTTCATGCAGGCGGGTGGGCAGACCATCAAGGCTGTGTGCCGCTACCAGCAGTACCGGGCGGTGAATCGGGCCATTGCCCGGCTCAAGACCGGCCGGACGCGATTGCAGCACGGCGAGTACGATACGCGCGGCGGCATCATCTGGCACACCCAGGGCTCGGGCAAGAGCCTGACCATGGTGTTTCTGGTACGCAAGATGCGCGGGGACGCGGACCTGCGGCGCTTCAAGGTCATCGTCGTCACCGATCGCAAGGACTTGCAGGGTCAGTTGTCCGTCACCGCCACCCTGACCGGCGAAGCGGTCGAGGTGGCCGACAGCACGGCGGGCATCAAGGCCCTGGCGCGCCGCAAGGGGCCAGGGCTGATCTTCGCCACCATCCAGAAATATCGTGACACCGACACTGTTGGCGAAGCGCCGTTGACCGTGGACGATCTGCCAAGGCTGGAGGAGCCGAAAGCCGCCTATGCGGCCAACGAGAAGTTCGAGGTGCTGAACGAGGACGAGAGCATCCTCGTGCTCGTGGACGAGGCCCACCGCACCCAGGCGGGGGACCTGCACGCCAACCTGCTGGCTGGCCTGCCCAACTGCGCGCGCATCGGCTTTACCGGCACGCCGATCATCATGGGCGAGAAGAAGCGCACCCATGAGATTTTCGGCGAGTTCATCGACCGCTACACCATCAAGGAGTCCGAGGCCGACGGCGCCACCGTGCCGGTGTTGTACGAGGGCCGCACGGCCTCCGGGGCGATCAGGGACGGGGCCAGCCTGGACGAGTTGTTCGAGGACCTCTTCCGCCAGCACACGCCCGAGGAACTGGAGGCGATCAAGAAAAAGTACGCCACCAAGGGCCATATCTTCGATGCCCCGGCGCTCATCGCCGACAAGGCCCGTGACATCATCCGCCATTACGTCACCAATATCCTCCCCAACGGCTACAAGGCGCAGGTGGTGGCGTACAGCCGTCTGGCGGCGATCCGCTATTTCGAGGCCTTGAAGCAGGCCCGCGACGAGCTGCTTGCTGAAGCGCAGGCGCTGCCGCCGGAAGACAAGGGGCTGGATGACGAGGCCTTGTGTCAACGACCGGCCAAGGTGCAGGCGGTGGTGCAGGCCTGGCGCTATCGCGACACCCTGGCCCGCATCGAGTTCGCGCCCGTCATTTCGGGCAGCAACAACGACGACCCGGCCTGGAAGCGCTGGACGGACGGCGCGGCGCACGAGCAATTGATCAAGCGTTTCAAGAAGCCGCTGTTTCACGCCAAGCCGGAAAAGACCGATCCGCTGACTTTTCTGGTCGTGAAATCGATGCTGCTCACCGGTTTTGATGCGCCGATCGAAGGCGTGATGTACCTGGACCGCCCGATCCGCGAGGCCGAGCTGCTGCAGGCCATTGCCCGCGTCAACCGGACCGGCTTCGGCAAGCGCTGCGGCATCGTGGTGGATTACTATGGTGTGGCCCGGCATTTGAAGGAGGCGCTGGCCGCGTACTCCGCCGAGGACGTGGAGGGTTCGCTGGCCAGCCTGAAGGACGAGGTGCCGGTGCTGCGCGCCCGGCATCTGCGCGTGGTGGACCTGTTCCGAAGGCTCGGTATCGAGTCGCTGGATGACACCGAAGCCTGCGTTGAGGCCTTGGGCAGCGAGAAGCTGCGCGCCGAATTTTCCGTCAAGCTCAAGGCGTTTTTGGGATCGCTGGACACGGTGCTGCCGCGTCCCGAGGGCCTGCCCTACTCGGGCGACGCCAAGCGTCTGGCCTACATCTACGCCCGCGCCCGCAACCGCTACAAAGACACGCCGGTGCTGGGCAAGGATGTCGGCGCCAAGGTGCGCAAGCTGATCGACGACCATGTGATCTCCTTGGGTATCGACCCCAAGATTCCGCCGATCCAGCTGACCGATGCCGAGTTTGACACGCATGTCGCGCGCGCCGCGAACGACCGCGCCAAGGCTTCCGAGATGGAGCACGCGATTCGCTCGCACATTCGCAAGCACCTGGACGAAGACCCCGTATTGTACCGCAAGCTTTCCGAACGCCTGAACGACATCCTCAAGACCTTGGGCGAGCAGTGGAACGAGGTGATCTCGCAATTGCAGAAGATCATCGACGAACTGCGCACGGGCAAAGCCGGCAGCGCCGATACGCCGGGCGATTTGCCCGAGCAGTACGCGTCCTTCCTGCGCACCGTTCTGGACGTGGTGTGCGCCGGGCAGACGCCGACGCCTGCGGAACTGTTGCGATTGAAGGATGTGACGGTCGAGTTGGTGGACCTGATTGCGCAGGAACTGCAGGACAACCGCGACATCTGGAGCCCCTACAAACGTGCGGCGCAGGAAAACCTGAACACGCAGCTGTTCGAACACGTGATGCGCCTGCGGCCGCCTCTGGTGGATACCGACAAGGCGGGCGTTCTCGCGGACAAGTTGATGGAACAGGCCCGCGCCAACCACGATAAACTGGTGCAGGTGTAA